A region from the Paraburkholderia youngii genome encodes:
- a CDS encoding MarR family winged helix-turn-helix transcriptional regulator has translation MSEGVYGEQANGRVTHSLLRLSTAMRSQAWEWAEGAGLTPTQGEILVLLMQRKGPMRLGEIARETALTAATTSDAVSTLETKGLVEKRRALDDGRALAVRLTSRGRTAAKRAAQWPDFLSKAVGTLREDEQSVFYRTLLKTIYQLEAQNTIPSHRMCLSCTHFQASKNPKKTPHHCALLDLNMSDTDVRLDCSVHETADVATQKKTWKIFAQ, from the coding sequence ATGAGCGAAGGCGTATACGGAGAACAGGCAAACGGGCGAGTGACCCACAGCCTCTTGCGATTGAGCACGGCGATGCGAAGCCAGGCTTGGGAATGGGCGGAAGGCGCGGGCCTGACGCCGACCCAGGGTGAGATCCTCGTGCTGTTGATGCAACGCAAGGGGCCGATGCGTCTCGGCGAGATCGCGCGCGAAACGGCGTTGACCGCCGCGACCACCAGCGATGCGGTCAGCACGCTCGAGACCAAGGGTCTCGTCGAAAAGCGTCGCGCACTCGACGACGGTCGCGCGCTCGCGGTACGCCTGACCTCGCGTGGCCGCACCGCTGCCAAACGCGCCGCGCAATGGCCGGACTTCCTGTCCAAGGCGGTCGGCACGCTGCGCGAGGACGAACAGTCGGTGTTCTATCGCACGCTGCTCAAGACCATCTATCAGCTCGAAGCGCAAAACACGATTCCGTCGCATCGCATGTGCCTGAGCTGCACGCATTTCCAGGCAAGCAAGAATCCGAAGAAGACGCCGCATCATTGCGCGCTGCTCGACCTGAACATGTCGGATACCGATGTGCGTCTCGACTGTTCCGTGCACGAAACGGCGGACGTAGCCACCCAGAAGAAGACCTGGAAGATCTTCGCGCAATAA
- a CDS encoding glutamine amidotransferase, giving the protein MNREVLAIRHVHFEDLGSLELVLGERGRPVRYLDVGVARIEAPNPIAASLMVVLGGPISATDDALYPTLAPLLSLIEKRIAAGLPTLGICLGAQLIARALGARVYPAAQAELGWAPLTLTDAGRASPLRHLDGAHTSMLHWHGDTFDLPTNATRLASTRACENQAFAWGDHVLGLQCHPEIRTDRFEPWLIGNANELSGHGIDARQLRADTARYGPALEAAGCRMFGEWLDQVETKV; this is encoded by the coding sequence ATGAATCGGGAAGTACTCGCCATCCGCCATGTGCACTTCGAGGATCTGGGCAGTCTCGAGCTCGTGCTCGGTGAGCGCGGGCGTCCGGTCCGCTATCTCGACGTGGGCGTCGCCCGTATCGAGGCGCCCAATCCGATTGCCGCGTCGCTGATGGTCGTGCTGGGCGGCCCGATCAGTGCCACCGACGATGCGCTGTACCCCACGCTAGCGCCGCTGCTGTCGTTGATCGAAAAGCGCATTGCGGCCGGTTTGCCGACACTTGGTATCTGCCTTGGCGCACAGCTGATCGCCCGGGCGTTGGGTGCGCGCGTCTACCCCGCGGCTCAGGCCGAACTAGGCTGGGCACCGCTTACGCTGACCGATGCGGGCCGCGCATCGCCACTGCGTCATCTCGATGGCGCTCATACGTCGATGCTGCATTGGCACGGCGACACCTTCGATCTGCCCACCAACGCGACCCGTCTGGCTTCGACTCGGGCCTGCGAGAATCAGGCCTTCGCATGGGGCGATCACGTGCTGGGCTTGCAGTGTCATCCTGAGATCCGCACCGATCGGTTCGAACCTTGGCTGATTGGCAATGCCAATGAACTGTCGGGTCACGGCATCGACGCGCGACAGTTGCGCGCCGACACCGCTCGATACGGTCCCGCGCTCGAAGCCGCCGGGTGTCGGATGTTCGGCGAATGGCTCGATCAGGTCGAGACGAAGGTCTAA
- a CDS encoding NADH:flavin oxidoreductase/NADH oxidase, with product MSALFSPLTLRSVTLPNRIVVSPMCQYSAERGEATAWHMIHLGGLALSGAGMLCIEATAVEPDGRITPGDLGLWDDATEEALVPVLAAIRKHSHINVTMQLAHAGRKASSHVPWEGGQLIPVSQGGWLPHAPSALPHKPGEEPPLALDVAGLHRIREAFAASARRAARLGIDALEVHAAHGYLLHQFLSPIANQRTDDYGGSLENRMRFPLEIFDIVRAAFPADKPVGVRVSATDWVEGGWTLEDTIAFAHELERRGCDWIDVSSGGVSPLQKIPLEPGYQIPFAKAVKHATGLATIGVGLITDPLHAEQLIEAGDADLIALARALLYNPRWPWHAAANLGATVEAPPQYWRSQPRDQKALFGDITFGQR from the coding sequence ATGAGCGCGCTTTTTTCTCCGCTCACGCTGCGTAGCGTGACGCTTCCCAACCGTATCGTCGTCTCCCCGATGTGCCAGTACTCCGCCGAACGCGGCGAAGCGACCGCATGGCACATGATTCACCTCGGCGGGCTCGCGCTATCCGGCGCGGGCATGCTGTGCATCGAAGCGACCGCCGTCGAGCCGGATGGCCGCATCACCCCCGGCGATCTCGGTTTGTGGGACGACGCGACCGAAGAAGCGCTCGTGCCGGTGCTGGCCGCGATCCGCAAGCATTCGCACATCAACGTGACGATGCAACTGGCGCACGCGGGCCGCAAGGCATCGAGCCATGTGCCGTGGGAAGGCGGCCAGCTGATTCCGGTGTCGCAAGGCGGGTGGCTGCCGCATGCGCCGTCGGCGCTGCCGCACAAGCCGGGCGAGGAGCCGCCGCTTGCGCTCGATGTCGCCGGCCTGCACCGGATTCGCGAGGCGTTCGCCGCGTCCGCGCGCCGCGCCGCGCGTCTTGGCATCGATGCGCTCGAAGTGCATGCCGCGCATGGCTATCTGCTGCATCAGTTCCTGTCACCGATCGCGAATCAGCGCACCGACGACTATGGCGGCTCGCTGGAAAACCGCATGCGTTTCCCGCTCGAAATCTTCGACATCGTGCGGGCCGCATTCCCTGCCGACAAACCGGTCGGCGTGCGCGTGTCGGCGACCGACTGGGTCGAGGGCGGCTGGACGCTGGAAGACACGATTGCGTTTGCACACGAGCTGGAAAGGCGCGGCTGCGACTGGATCGACGTGTCGTCGGGCGGCGTGTCGCCGCTGCAGAAAATTCCGCTTGAGCCGGGCTATCAGATTCCATTCGCGAAGGCGGTCAAGCACGCAACGGGTCTGGCTACGATCGGCGTCGGGCTCATCACCGATCCGCTGCACGCCGAGCAGCTGATCGAAGCGGGCGATGCCGACCTGATCGCGCTGGCTCGTGCGCTGCTCTATAACCCGCGCTGGCCGTGGCATGCGGCCGCCAACCTCGGCGCGACCGTCGAAGCGCCGCCGCAGTACTGGCGTTCACAACCGCGCGACCAGAAAGCGCTGTTCGGCGACATTACGTTCGGTCAACGGTGA